The stretch of DNA AGAACGGCCCCCGACGTCCCCGTCGTGGCTGACCTCCCGCGGCCCACGGCGCCAACCGACGCCTCTGGCCGGGACGAACTGCTGGGCCCCGACGGCGAACCCGTCGCGGAGGCTCCGTCGAGGCGTGCTAAGGCCTCGGCCCCTCCCCGGCCAGTGGATTCGCAGGACGGGGCGAAGAAGCGATCGCCGGGACGATCCCGTGGGTACCCGCTCCCCGTCTGGCCCGACTGATGCTGCCTTCCCGCCGCCTCCCCCTCGGCGGCCGGCCGGTGGTCGACGTGGCGGTGGGCGTGCTCCGTGCGCCCGACGGGCGCGTGTTGCTGGCAGAACGCAAGGCCGGCAAGGACGCGGCCGGCTTCTGGGAGCTGCCCGGGGGCCAGGTCGATCCGGGCGAGAGCGCGGCCGAGGCCGCCGCGCGCGAGCTGCTCGAGGAGGTCGGCGTCCGCGCCCTCGACCTGGCGCCCTGGCGGGTCTATGAGCACGACTTCCCGGCCAAGCGTGTGCGGCTGCACTGGTTCCACGTGCGCCGGTGGTCGGGCGAGCCGAACGGCCGGGAGGGGCAGCGGCTGGCGTGGGTGGACCCCACGAGCCCGACCGTCGGCCCGCTCCTGCCGAGCAACGAGGTCGCCCTCGCCACGTTGGCGCTCCCCGAATTGGTGGCCGTCGCCCGCGTGAGTCGGGCGCCCGGCGCTCCTGGGGAGCTGCTGGCCAGGATCCCGTCGTTGGTGGACGAGGGCGTGCGGCTCCTGATCGTGCGAGCACTGGACCTCGCCCCTGGTCAGCGCGTCCAGCTCACCCGCCGGTTGCGCCAGGTCAGGCAGGGGACGGGACTGCGGCTCCTGCTGTCCGGGACGGCGCTCGAGGCACGCCAGGCCGGTGCCTGCGGACTGCACAGCAGTGCCGCCGCCCTGGCCGGCCTGGTGGAGCGGCCGCCGACGCGTCTGTGGGCCGTTTCGGCTCACGACGCACGGGACATCGAGCGCGCCGCGGCGCTGGGTGCCGACGTCGCCCTCGTGTCGCCGGTCCTTCCCACGCCTGCACACCCCGGAGACCAGGCGCTCGGTTGGGACGGCTTGCGGGCGCTGGCCGCGGCCAGCCCCATGCCCGTCTACGCCCAAGGGGGGCTGGAGCCTGGTGACATCGGCGCGGCGCGCTCGGCCGGTGCGCTGGGCGTGGCGGTCGACCTCTCCCGCCTCTCGACGTCGGATGGGCTGGGACCCACGCCGTGATCGGGTGCCGTACCGCGAGCCTGGCCAGACCGCACCTGACGATCGAATGACCGTCTCGCGTTCTGCTGCATAGGGGGTCCGGCCGATGACGCTGTCCGGGACCTTCCTGGTCGCCGCCCCCGCGCTACCGGCGATCGCCGCCGTAGCGATAGCGGTTGCCCGCCCTGTCGGAGAGCGGGCCTCCCGATGGGCGGTGCGAGCGGCCGCTGTCGGGTTCGCCGCCGCCGTCGTCGTTGCGGTTGTCGTGGCGGCGGACGGATCCCTCGCTGCCGTGGTCGAGGGGGGCGACGGCCAGGCGGTCTTCGGCCTGTATGCAACTCGCGTCACCGTCCTGTTGGGCCTGCTCACCACGGGCGTCGGCATGGTCGTCCAGTCCTTCGCCGGCCGGAACCTGCAGGGTGACCTCTTCGGGCGCCGCTTCTTCGTCCTGGCCTCGCTGCTCACGGCGGCCACGACGTCGGTGGCCTTCGCCGCCACCCTCGGCCTGCTGTGCGCCTCCTGGATCGTGGCCGGCCTCGCGTTGGCTGCTCTGGTGACCCATCGGGCCACCTGGCAACCGGCGCGGCGGTCGTCCCGCCGGACCCTGCGCAGCCTCTGGGTGGGAGACGGCGCTCTGCTGGTGGCCACGGTCCTCGTCGTGGTCGCCGTCGGCGAGATCGACCTCCGATCGCCGGCCGGTGCCGCCAGGGAGCTTGCCGACGCGTCGATCCCGGTGCTCGGTGGGCACGTGCTGGCGGTGGTCGCTGTGCTCCTGACCATTGCCGGCATCTCCCGGTCCGCGCTCGTACCCGTGCACCAGTGGCTGCCATCCACGATCGCCGCGCCCACGCCGGTGTCCGCCCTGCTCCACGCAGGCGTGGTCAACGGCGCCGGCATGCTGCTGGTGCGACTCGCTCCGCTGTTCGGGTCGTCGGCCGCGGCGACGCACGTGGCCTTCGCGGCGGGGACCCTCACCGCCTGTTACGCGACGACCGTGATGCTGGTGCGCAGCGACGTGAAGGGGAACCTGGCCTGGTCCACGGCCGGGCAGATGGGGTTCATGACGGTGCAGGTGGCCATAGGGGCGCTCCCGGCGGCCCTGGTCCACATCGTCGGCCACGGCATGTACAAAGCCGCGCTGTTCCTCGGCGCCGGCGGCTCGGTGACGGCCCATCACCGCCACCACCAGCGCCCCGTCCCCCAGGTCGTGGCCCGGAGCGTTCGGCTGGCCGTGGCGCTGCTCGTGCCGGCCGCCGCCCTCTCGGCCGCCGACCTGGTCTTCCACCCGCACCTGTCGACGGCGGCGCGCGTGCTCGTGACGGCCTTCGCGTGGGGGACCGCAGCCCGGGCCGTCGGCGGATGGCTGCGCACGGCGCCGTTCCGGCCCGTCCCGGCGGTCGCCACCGCGGCATTCGGTGCCACCGCCGGTGTCCTCGTCTACATCGGCGGGCTCACGGCCGTGGAGACCTTCGTCGCCCACGCGCTTCCAGGCGAGGTCGCCGAGCCGGTCAGCGCCGCTCTCCTCGTTGGGACGCTCGTGGTCATCGCGCTCGTGGTCTCCGTCGTCTGGTTCGCACCGGGGGAGCGGATGGACGAGGTGCGCGCCCGGGTGTACGCCTTCGCCCTCACGTCGGCGCCCGTCGCATCGGAGTTGACGACCCGGGGCAGTTCGACCGGGGTCGCGCCGGTACCGGAATCCCGCCATCTTCCGCCGCGCGTGGAACTGGCCCGAGCGACACGATCGAGATGAGCAACGGAAGCGACGGCCACCGCGGACGCTCTGCCGGCCACGCCGAGCTGCTCGCCGAGGTCTCGGAGGCAGCGGAGATCATCGCCCCGCTCTGGCCGCTGAGCAGCTTCGTCGCGGTCAATCCGCTCCTCGGCCTGCAGCACCTGCCCTTCGACGAGGCCACCGCCGTCGCCCGACGGTGGCTGCGGGCTCGCACCCATTTGACGCTCGCCTCGTTCCGCGACTCCCACTCACGCGGCGTCACCACCGATGCCGATCTCCGGCGGGCCATCGTCGAAGTCCGTCCGGAACTGGCGTCCGAGCCGAGTGTCGACGTCGGGGAGCGAACGGTCGACGCGGTAGAGATCGTCCGACTGGACCTCCTCGCAGGACCGGACGACAAGCCCCGGGAGACCGCCGGCGACCGAGTCGGCCGGACGGATGTCGCGACCGTCCGGGCGGCGACGCAGCTCGTGGCCCCGTGGTGTGCGGTCTTCGTGGACGAGGCCGGCGTTCCCTGGCCCATGCCCGGCCGCGAGCACGGGTTCTTCCGTGCCTGGCGAGAGCTGGCGCTGCACGACCGGCGACTGCGGAGCCTCGCCGGCCCGACCGGGATGCAGTGGCTGTCGCAGCTGCCCCACAGTCCGGTGGAGGCACTCGCCGCTTCCCTTGATGCCCTGGGTGTCCACGGAGGTCGGGTCGACGCCCTTCGCGAGCATCTCGGCCGGCTCCCGGGCTGGGCGGGATACGCGCGCTGGCACGACGAGTGGGCCGGGCCCGACCACGGTCGTCCGTCGTTGCACCTCGTCGACCTGCTCGCCGCGCAGGTGGCCGCAACCGCGACGGCGGCTCACGGCACCGCTCCCCAGCAGCTTCCGCCCGAGGACGAGGACGCGGTGTTCGAGGAGCTCCTCGAGCGACGGGTGACCGCGGTGCTCGAGGCCCTCGGCAACCCGTCCGACGATCCCGTCGTCGCCTCAGCCGTGCGCGGCGTCCTGCAGCAGGTGGCCCCGAGGATGCGGAAGTCGATGTGGCTCGAGGCCAAGGAAGGGAACTTCCGCGACCGGCTCCTGGGTCTGCTGAGCCGCCCGGACCCCGGCCCGGTCGCCGACCGGCCGGACGTGCAGGCGGCGTTCTGCATCGACGCCCGCTCGGAGGGCCTGGTACGGCACCTGCAGGCATGCGGTCCCTACGACACCTTCGGGTTCGCCGGGTTCTTCGGCATCCCCGTGCGCTGGCGGCCGCTGGGTTCGCCGGAGAGCTCGCCACGCTGCCCGCCGCTGTTGACCCCCGACCACGAGGTCGCCGAGCAGCCGCTCGTCCCCGAGGACGCGGTGGGCTACCTCAGCGCCCAGCGAGCCGCTGGAGCAGGGCACGAGGCGTTCCACGCTTCCAAAGGGAGCCTGGCCGGTCCGTTCGCGCTGGCCGAGGCGGCGGGGTACGTCATGGGTCCTGCGGCCGCCGTCAGGACGTTGGCACCGGGCCTGGTACGTGGCCTGCGGGGACTGACGGCGCGCCGGGAGGCCCGCCTGCGGACACGACCGGCGATCGAGGCGGAACAGGACGCCGGCTCCGGCTTCGCGCTCGAGGAGCGGGTCTCGTTCGCCAGGAACGTCGTCCGGACCATGGGCCTGACGCGCTTCGCCCGGCTCGTCGTGCTCTGCGGGCACGGCAGCTTCAACGTCAACAACCCGCATGCATCCTCCTACGACTGCGGCGCGTGCGGTGGCGCCCCCGGTGGTCCGAGCGCCCGGGTGGTCGTGGCCATCCTCAACGACCCTGGCGTTCG from Acidimicrobiales bacterium encodes:
- a CDS encoding DUF2309 domain-containing protein; translated protein: MSNGSDGHRGRSAGHAELLAEVSEAAEIIAPLWPLSSFVAVNPLLGLQHLPFDEATAVARRWLRARTHLTLASFRDSHSRGVTTDADLRRAIVEVRPELASEPSVDVGERTVDAVEIVRLDLLAGPDDKPRETAGDRVGRTDVATVRAATQLVAPWCAVFVDEAGVPWPMPGREHGFFRAWRELALHDRRLRSLAGPTGMQWLSQLPHSPVEALAASLDALGVHGGRVDALREHLGRLPGWAGYARWHDEWAGPDHGRPSLHLVDLLAAQVAATATAAHGTAPQQLPPEDEDAVFEELLERRVTAVLEALGNPSDDPVVASAVRGVLQQVAPRMRKSMWLEAKEGNFRDRLLGLLSRPDPGPVADRPDVQAAFCIDARSEGLVRHLQACGPYDTFGFAGFFGIPVRWRPLGSPESSPRCPPLLTPDHEVAEQPLVPEDAVGYLSAQRAAGAGHEAFHASKGSLAGPFALAEAAGYVMGPAAAVRTLAPGLVRGLRGLTARREARLRTRPAIEAEQDAGSGFALEERVSFARNVVRTMGLTRFARLVVLCGHGSFNVNNPHASSYDCGACGGAPGGPSARVVVAILNDPGVRAGLRGLEIVVPDDTLFVAAQHDTVSDVVTVLDRQAVPETHEPLVAAFERDVAVAGERLALERAGRLPGEPGKVRVRGHDWAQVRPEWGLASNAAFVVGPRSITAGLDLACRVFLHSYDAESDGDGSALETIMTAPLVVGQWISAQYYFSAVDPDQFGAGDKTLHNPVGGIGVVLGEGGDLQVGLPAQAVGVGHRRMHQSLRLLAVIHAPLERIEAIIERNQVLRELFGGKWLTLAARANRSDPWSIRSPGGTWATWRPADDRVDHTKASLEVQ
- a CDS encoding Nudix family hydrolase, which codes for MLPSRRLPLGGRPVVDVAVGVLRAPDGRVLLAERKAGKDAAGFWELPGGQVDPGESAAEAAARELLEEVGVRALDLAPWRVYEHDFPAKRVRLHWFHVRRWSGEPNGREGQRLAWVDPTSPTVGPLLPSNEVALATLALPELVAVARVSRAPGAPGELLARIPSLVDEGVRLLIVRALDLAPGQRVQLTRRLRQVRQGTGLRLLLSGTALEARQAGACGLHSSAAALAGLVERPPTRLWAVSAHDARDIERAAALGADVALVSPVLPTPAHPGDQALGWDGLRALAAASPMPVYAQGGLEPGDIGAARSAGALGVAVDLSRLSTSDGLGPTP
- a CDS encoding proton-conducting transporter membrane subunit — its product is MTLSGTFLVAAPALPAIAAVAIAVARPVGERASRWAVRAAAVGFAAAVVVAVVVAADGSLAAVVEGGDGQAVFGLYATRVTVLLGLLTTGVGMVVQSFAGRNLQGDLFGRRFFVLASLLTAATTSVAFAATLGLLCASWIVAGLALAALVTHRATWQPARRSSRRTLRSLWVGDGALLVATVLVVVAVGEIDLRSPAGAARELADASIPVLGGHVLAVVAVLLTIAGISRSALVPVHQWLPSTIAAPTPVSALLHAGVVNGAGMLLVRLAPLFGSSAAATHVAFAAGTLTACYATTVMLVRSDVKGNLAWSTAGQMGFMTVQVAIGALPAALVHIVGHGMYKAALFLGAGGSVTAHHRHHQRPVPQVVARSVRLAVALLVPAAALSAADLVFHPHLSTAARVLVTAFAWGTAARAVGGWLRTAPFRPVPAVATAAFGATAGVLVYIGGLTAVETFVAHALPGEVAEPVSAALLVGTLVVIALVVSVVWFAPGERMDEVRARVYAFALTSAPVASELTTRGSSTGVAPVPESRHLPPRVELARATRSR